A part of Drosophila bipectinata strain 14024-0381.07 chromosome 3L, DbipHiC1v2, whole genome shotgun sequence genomic DNA contains:
- the LOC108134206 gene encoding seminase codes for MIARCLPLLLILLPTILLSADGSYDDVSVEAQPRIIGGQVSKIKDEKYLMQVTTSTEMCGGSLVLPRWVITAAHCVHNKRKEEFKILGGASNQAGPYATIRYVDMILVRPDFNPKTLNMDVALLRLSADMSGTNIETIPLATQTVPARAPVKVSGWGFTEADATTTALRVHSVIVPMWSRAACVAAFRGIHRITRSMMCAAKLYKKDSCDGDSGGPLVYRGELAGIVSFGYGCASALPGVYTSVPEITSWIYRQVKEHSVP; via the coding sequence ATGATTGCCAGGTGCCTGCCTTTGCTGCTGATCCTTCTCCCAACGATCCTGCTCTCAGCGGATGGGTCGTATGATGATGTCAGCGTGGAGGCACAGCCCCGCATCATTGGTGGCCAGGTGTCCAAAATCAAGGATGAGAAGTACCTGATGCAGGTGACCACATCCACGGAGATGTGTGGCGGTTCGCTGGTGCTGCCCCGTTGGGTCATCACGGCGGCCCACTGCGTCCACAACAAGCGAAAGGAGGAGTTCAAGATTTTGGGCGGCGCCTCGAATCAGGCCGGACCCTATGCCACCATACGGTACGTGGATATGATACTCGTTCGTCCGGACTTCAATCCCAAGACCCTCAACATGGACGTGGCTTTGCTCCGTTTGAGCGCCGATATGAGTGGAACCAATATCGAAACCATACCATTGGCAACCCAGACAGTACCCGCTCGGGCTCCGGTCAAGGTTTCTGGCTGGGGATTCACGGAGGCGGATGCCACAACCACTGCCCTGCGGGTGCACAGTGTCATCGTCCCGATGTGGTCCCGGGCCGCCTGTGTGGCAGCCTTTCGGGGCATCCACCGCATCACCCGCTCCATGATGTGTGCCGCCAAGTTGTACAAAAAGGACTCCTGCGACGGGGACTCTGGAGGACCTCTGGTCTACCGTGGTGAGTTGGCGGGCATCGTGTCCTTTGGCTACGGGTGCGCCTCGGCCCTGCCCGGCGTTTACACGAGTGTGCCCGAGATCACCAGCTGGATCTATCGCCAGGTGAAGGAACATTCCGTGCCGTAG
- the LOC108134205 gene encoding trypsin beta, whose translation MAMVMMMWPLLVRATAEEREEVGVELRRNPRVVGGHKSDVRNQPHMVNIRRRGNFECGGSLVSPYCVLTAAHCLNDGQASDFVVRGGVTFLSDMRNARYVRKILLPSAYSRSTLDYDVAILQLQQPLLPAIATPISLAVRAPRPGSFVRVSGWGLTDNSYTSVPNQLHSVHVRVMSQRECQDLYRGYRNITARMFCASVPGFKDACTADSGGPVVNSHGFLVGVVSWGRAHRCAAEDSPGVYSDVSQLSDWIAENMQRYC comes from the coding sequence ATGGCGATGGTGATGATGATGTGGCCACTGCTGGTTAGAGCTACAGCTGAAGAGAGGGAGGAGGTGGGTGTGGAGTTACGACGCAATCCCCGCGTGGTGGGTGGACACAAGAGTGATGTGAGGAATCAACCGCATATGGTCAACATACGACGGCGTGGAAACTTTGAGTGCGGCGGCTCCCTGGTCAGTCCATACTGCGTCCTGACCGCCGCCCACTGCCTCAACGATGGCCAGGCCTCGGATTTTGTGGTTCGCGGTGGAGTCACCTTCTTGAGCGATATGCGCAACGCCAGGTATGTCCGGAAGATACTCCTCCCATCCGCCTACAGTCGCAGCACCTTGGACTACGATGTGGCCATCCTGCAACTCCAACAGCCGCTCCTCCCAGCCATCGCCACTCCGATATCCTTGGCCGTGCGTGCTCCTCGTCCGGGTTCCTTTGTCCGAGTCTCCGGCTGGGGTTTAACGGACAACAGCTACACGTCTGTGCCCAATCAGCTGCACAGTGTCCATGTGCGCGTCATGTCCCAGCGGGAGTGTCAGGATCTGTACCGCGGCTACCGGAATATAACGGCCAGGATGTTTTGTGCTTCGGTGCCGGGCTTCAAGGACGCCTGCACCGCTGATTCCGGTGGTCCAGTGGTGAACTCTCATGGTTTCCTGGTGGGTGTGGTTTCCTGGGGCCGGGCTCACCGCTGCGCCGCGGAGGACAGCCCCGGTGTGTACTCCGACGTTAGCCAGCTGTCCGACTGGATAGCGGAGAACATGCAACGGTATTGCTAG
- the LOC108134204 gene encoding LOW QUALITY PROTEIN: trypsin beta (The sequence of the model RefSeq protein was modified relative to this genomic sequence to represent the inferred CDS: substituted 1 base at 1 genomic stop codon): LTLIVDVVAWNAIEEAVPRFVTRAVCSAGSYFRRISGHKSRNKVTPXSVNSEMLWRWDYLIVSMMLLAELSHFGEAVANGRRRNQRRLSANGRQMVANRRNRLRTTGKKINAARKVNKQRTRTTTNAPKVQSRIVGGTTTSISTRPYLVQVRRGDNLCGGTLVKDRWVLTAAHCVKSYGASEFTVRAGTSTLDGSDGETRSVTSVHVAPKFTTKKMNMDAALLKLNSSLTGTNIGTISMANYVPKAGAKVQVAGWGVTKEGGTTASKTLQAIQVNVVRRRKCVLDYRSKATITKYMFCARARNKDSCSGDSGGSVVHNNSLVGIVSFGYGCARSGYPGVYTSVSMIRKWANNVMANN, translated from the coding sequence TTAACCCTGATCGTTGACGTCGTTGCCTGGAATGCCATTGAAGAGGCAGTGCCTCGCTTTGTGACCCGTGCTGTTTGCTCAGCTGGTTCTTATTTTCGCCGAATATCCGGCCATAAAAGCCGGAACAAGGTCACCCCGTGATCAGTTAACAGTGAGATGCTTTGGCGCTGGGATTATCTTATCGTGAGCATGATGCTCCTGGCGGAGCTTAGCCACTTTGGCGAGGCGGTGGCCAATGGAAGACGAAGAAACCAAAGACGCCTCAGCGCCAACGGCCGACAAATGGTGGCCAACAGAAGGAATCGACTCCGCACGACAGGAAAGAAAATCAACGCCGCTAGGAAAGTCAACAAACAGAGGACGAGGACGACCACCAATGCTCCCAAGGTTCAGTCCAGGATTGTGGGCGGCACCACTACCTCCATATCGACGAGGCCCTATCTGGTGCAAGTGCGCCGTGGTGATAATCTCTGCGGTGGAACCCTCGTCAAAGATCGCTGGGTCCTCACCGCCGCCCACTGCGTGAAGAGCTACGGTGCCTCCGAGTTCACGGTCCGGGCAGGAACCTCGACTCTGGATGGCAGCGATGGAGAGACCCGCTCTGTCACATCGGTTCATGTGGCTCCCAAGTTCACCACCAAGAAGATGAACATGGACGCGGCCCTGCTGAAGCTGAATAGTTCCCTGACGGGCACGAATATCGGCACCATCTCGATGGCCAACTATGTGCCCAAGGCCGGGGCGAAGGTGCAAGTCGCTGGTTGGGGAGTGACCAAGGAGGGAGGCACCACCGCCTCCAAGACCCTGCAGGCCATCCAGGTCAATGTGGTTCGGAGGCGAAAGTGCGTCCTTGATTACCGCAGCAAGGCCACCATCACCAAGTACATGTTCTGCGCCCGCGCCCGGAACAAGGACTCGTGCAGCGGCGACTCTGGTGGTTCAGTGGTCCACAACAATTCCCTGGTGGGCATTGTGTCCTTTGGTTACGGCTGCGCTCGCTCCGGTTATCCCGGCGTCTACACTTCCGTGTCTATGATCCGCAAGTGGGCCAACAATGTTATGGCCAACAATTAG